TTATTTTAAAACCGAGCTGAAACAGAAGGACGCTCTGCGAGGTTCTGCTGCCGAGATAGGTCGATTAAAATCCaccacagagaagaaacaagggCAAAAGCCATTATGGCTTTTTAGTCTGATTAGCTTACATTTCTAATTGCCCTTTAACATTGTTAATAGACACGGGGCTAAAAAGAGCCCTGCAGCATGGAAAACAATTGTCCTGATAATTGGATAAGAAGTCTAATGGAAAAGTCCTGTCGTCATGAGTTAGTCCGTGCGTGAGTCAACAGACCAGGTTTGACCCACCTGAGTTATACACCTGAGTCACTACAAACCAGGGAGGGAGTCTGGTTCAGGTGGGACAGGAGGTAAAGGTAACTTCACAGAAGGAAACTTGTAACCAGAGTCTTCCAGTCAGTTCCACATAAAGGACAGAAACTGGATCTCGGAGGCTTACTTCAAATAAGAAAGGCTGGAGGGGGAAAGGAGgcacggagagagagagagcaagagagattAGGGTGGTCTAATACAAAGTCAGATCTTATGTCTGCTGTTTTTAATCCAACTCTGCACTATTTTTGCTCCAGAACGGGAGTTGCATAACTAGAAgaaaaatcacaatataacacTAATCCCAAATGTGCCACATTGCTAAACATAGACTctgacaaagacagacaaacggGCAGAGATAAGCTTCATAGAACAGTTAATGGATCAGAGACACTTGTGGATATATTCTGCTTCTACTCTGGCACACTTTCGCTTGCTTATTGTCTGTctctaaaacacattttcacaggGAGAGGAACTAAACTCCCATCccacttatttttatttttctcacatTTTACAGTCTGATCTCTATTAGCCCCTCAGTCCATCACCCCCCCGACTCTACATCACCATCCCCCAGTTCACTCtcactcctcctccttctcttcgcTCTTCCATCGTCTCGCAGTCCTGTGATTTCCTGCCCGACTAAAAGCCCACCTGCCTACAACTGTCCCCAGTGATCTATCAGTCACCTGTTCAGAGGATTAAGTAGATCCATCAGCAACCTTTGGTGGAAGTGGGCCGTGGATAATTGATGCTAATTGATTCTTGGTAGGATTGTGAGCAGCAGTGATCTGTCTTAGGTGGAGGACAGTGACCAGATGGCAGTAGCCTGCCCACTCCTGTAGAGATACGAAGAAACCGGTAACAGCTTAGGTGTGCGTGTTTGCCTCTTAATACAATCTGTATGTGTACTCATGTGTAAGCGTGACTTAATGATTATTGCTTAATCCTTCACTTCAAGTCTTTTTAGGGACTTGatccagtgtttttgtttgtgtatcgTTTTCTTACACGACAGGTGGCGAGGCATGTTTGTCACAGTCTGGTCTGGTCTTGTTTTTACGCTACGTGTCTCTACCTGTGTCAGCtttattagtgtgtgtgtgtgagagggagaGATTTAACTTCCTGgcttttaacaggaagcaaTTATATTTTTGTTGTGAACTGAGAGTTCACGGATTGTTTTTGGATCTTCGGAGTTCATGTGTCTCGGCGTCAGAGCAAAACAGGGAGTTACCGGTTACCGTAAGCAGCCTCACCGAGACGTGATGAATGTGTGACTCACACTTCCACACACTGGGGGGCATAAGGGGGACGACTTCGCTGTTAATATTAGCCACAGCCAGCATTCCACCCCGCTGTTACTATACTCAactctgtcagctgtgcatgagtgtgtgtgtgtgtgtgtgtgtgtgtttctctgcctTGTACCTGTCTGTTCCCCTTCTCCATCTTTCCACTCCTACTCCTCTCTTTTAACAGTTGGGTCTTCTCCCAGACTGGCCGCTAGCCTCAAGCCCTCCTTTTCTCTCTACTTACTGATTCAAGCACATTCAAGATCGCCTGGTTTTTAAATCCAAATATGGATGATACCGACACACTACTCCACTGCATCCTTTTAATCTTTCATATCTGAGTTGTTTGGCTGCCTTCATCCATCTCCAGTGGCCTGGGTTTGCGTCCCATGCCTCTGCTATCTGCGCAAATATCTTTATCAGGAGTTTGGTGTAATGTAATATTCTGTTTATCTCAGCCTGTGTCTGGCTCAGCCTGCCTTCACTGTTATTGATGCAGCCAGGCCTGCCTGTACATGTACATGTTCCCTGCAGTTTTAGGTGAACGGGGTCAATGTACTCCCACCTCCTTTTAAATCCCAACTATTACACACTTCGCCCCCCCCTCCTCTCATCaccctcctccctctctttctctctctgtgtttctatTTTTACTCATTATTCATCCCTTCACAGCCCATATCGTGTCTGGTTGTTGGACTGTAATCTCACCAGAATGggaacacacacatacgcacacacactaaCATCGAGTACAGACAGCTTGTAATCTGACCATCTGACCCAAAACACCCGACACAAAACCATCATCCTGGAATATTCATTCCATGTATATGCCCCTGGGATCCTGTGATGTAActcttctctgtttttctgtgtttgtgtttgtgtgtggattaCTGGGTAATTGTTAGAATGTATGTAAATTACTtaaaacctttatttgtcacattgCATCATTCCCACAATAATCTCCCAGATGGGATCCATCAGAACAATCAATTTCCAGCAGTATCTCAGTTTAGCTTTATATGATTCTTGCCCCATCATTATCAGGAGGCTTTGTGCCTATTCCCTGCTGATATAACTGTCCTCTTACCTAACGTGCTTATAAATGTTCTCGCATATCTTCACACATGATAGCACTGAAGCACCTGGGGTTATTTAGTTGCCATAGTTTACAACAACAGTGTATATTGttttttaggtttgtttttggggtttttttgcatcaCGTCTGCAGACTCATCTGTTTTACTCTCTGCTCTTCCTCTCTGCTCCTTATCTGTAGTCCAGATTTCCttccccccctcccctttctctACCAGTCCCCCCTCATTCTCACAGACCTTCCTCTGTTTTTGCCCCAGTAGTTTTCCATCAGAGGAGAACGAAGCACCTATCAGCTCCCGTTCTGCTAACATTAGAGAGGCCTGTTTTCGCCCGGTGTTATCGTCCTAAGCATGAGCAAGCATGCGTATGTGTACACTGCTCATTCATAGAATTTCAGGCATACCGTGACCAGTGCTGCCCACTTGAAGCTCACTAGCGCCCCCCCCCAAGGCTGACTTACCAGCAGATATACTTCAGCTCATGTTCTTGCAGATAGTTTATTTTGCATCAGTTAATTCAAaacttatttcatttttttttaaattaaaaaaagttaaatgtttGATGTAAATTCTTAGAAGTTAGTGAACTTGTGCCCTCTCTCCCTCAGCTAAACGGGCCAACAGATTAACTCTACATGACCTCCAGCATATTAAACCAAGCATGATACCATTTGGCCTCTTTCTATTCATCACAGACAGAATAGGAGGCTACCAAAAAGGAGGGGAccggtgaaaagaaaaaaaggaggcgGGGTAGAGGCCTGGGCGCAGGGTGAGAGAAGGGTGAAAGGGATTTGTGTTGAGAAATTAGCCTGGATGAAGAGCTCTGGTATATTATGTCAGCATTAAGAGACACGACAAATAGACGATGgagggtggggtgtgggggcTAAATTTGCAAGAATAAAAGAGAGGCAGACGGAGGGAGGAGAGGCCGGACAGTGATGGATGAAGGGAGGGAAGAAGTTTAGAAGTGAATAAGTGAGAAAGGCCATTGTTGACAGTTTTAAAGGCTCTCATCCTGCAAAGGGATTGCTTCATATATGAACACACGTTTCTTGAAACTGCTTAAAATTTAATCATTTTATGGACATCAGGTTGTATTTGCACATAGCGGAGAAAGAAATCCcccatgttttttgtttttattgcaatACAACGAGATATAGAAAGAAGGGAGTAGATTACACGGGAAGCCGCAGTAATATAGGAAGacttttcattttatattaGATTGGCTCTAATGGAGCAGCCCACTAGTGAGCAGCTAAACCCATTAGAACCACTGACAGCTCCTCACACCCGTGTGAAAGGAGGTGTGAATCTGTCATACCACAGCAAATTAATCGGGTATTAAGTGTACACCTCAAAGTAAAAGTGTGTAAGAGTGGGGCTGGAAATTTGATGAGCGCGCCTTGTGAGAACACCGTAAACCATCCGAACTGCAGCCCCCACCCCCCTCGCCCCCTCTGCTGTGacattcctgtgtgtgtgtatgcttaCTACTGATTACCTGAGGAGCAAATGGAAGAAGAGGGGGGAGTGGTGCGTGTGTTTGATGTTTCAGACGTGCTGACTCTCTCCGTGactctgtttttgtgtgtgtgaaacatATATCTTCGGTGCTGACTCGGATGCTAGTGCGGGTGAGAAGTGGCGACCCTGAACTGTAACCCTTTGACCTGGCTGCCAGTTCGTGACTTTCCCCAGACGGACAGTGAAAGACAGACTCCTTGTGTCAGTAGTTTGAGCGAGCCCAGAGCGAGCTCAGGGGGACAAATGGTGGGAAGGGCTGTGGAAGGGAGACAGGAAAGGGGGGGGTGGcgaggaggggggaaaaagagcCAACAGCAGAGCAAAGACAATTGCAAAACTTCAAAGCTTTAGTGAGTAGAAGTGTTGCAAAAGTCACCTGCAGTAATGAGCAGTAATAACTATTCTGTTTTGTACCTTCACGACACATGCACCGCAATCTGAGTAGCTTTGAATTGAGGAATGACCTCCAGAAAAGGGAGACTAGAGCCACCTTCAACCTTTGCTGTTTACACATACCTCAGTCTCAtgcaagaaaacacacacacacacacacacacacacacacacacacacacacgcaagagGCTCCAACAGACCTTGATAAACAGATGTGCTCATAAGCCCGGGGCATGAGACGCCCTGGATAAGGGGTCTTCAGAGAATCCCTCTCCcttgaaaacacagacacacaaagcaatacgcaagaagaagaagatgcaaTGTGGAAAGTAGGTTTGCGACAGCTCACACACCTGGCTCTCCGTCTCATAGAGGACATAGTTATCACATTAACGCAACTCTCACTCTCCCGAGAACTGCCAGTCAGAGGCTAGTGTAGACGCAGGGAGATGCTAGAGTGCAGAGCTTTGATGAATGAAGACGTAAAGAGGATGGAGGAGTTGAAGACAGAGCGAATTCAGTGGGCATGAATAGGTGgagatataaagaaaaaaaaacattaattgaaattaaaataatatgGAAGTGTTGGAAGGTTTTATTAAACCATCAAAATCAGCCACTGGGACACACATTAGACACGTAAACAGCAGCCAGGGTAGTGAAAGCTCCATAGGGGTTAAGGTAGAAGGGGTTGAAGGGGCCCTGTAGCCTTGTGGCATTCTGTCTTTGGGGAGGGAAAGGGTATAATTACATCCCATTCATTCCTCCTCCCCTCCTTTTCAGGAGAACACATTGGCCCCAGACCCCTAACAGCTTTTAATTAGCCAGACCAATGGTGGCGAGGAGGAGGGGAAATGAGGAGGTGAAGAGAAGAATAAAAGAAGAGTTTTCTTAAAAGCATGAGCCGTGAATGAAATTAGCAACAAAATCTATCTGTTTTGTTGGCTTTTGACAAACCCGTTTTCACGTGGAGGTCGGCCAGACCGCTAACAAGGACACACTGTGGGAAAAAGGTGTATCCTATACAATTTAAAACTACTCGTTACTTCAGAGGGAACCACTAGAGACCTCCAAACATCTTGTTCTACCCAACCCTGTTATTACTGGTTTGACTGAAGAAAACAGTAGAGAGGAGCAACATGAGAGGCACGGCTTATTTGGCTAATTAGGCTGCTACAGATGTGTCTTTTCATTTCAGTAAAGCACTTGCCCTTGTAGAcccaagacacacacacagtcacagataAACACGCAAATAAAGGCGTACACACCTGCACAGAAGTGTACACACTTACAAAGGGCCTTTTCAGAGAGAAAGCTCAGGGCAGTGATCAGCTTATTAGCCCTGGAAAACAAGTATAGAGCTGTGCTCAGCTAACAAAGCATGTTTTGACAGGTAGGTTAGCACTAACCcttacacacacgcacaaaatgcacacaaacagctACGCACACACAGAAGCAGGAAGAAGGGGTTAGAGGCCCTCATTTTGGAGCCAGGGTGTCTGTGACTTGGCCAGGGGTGTCCTGACGGGAGCCACAACAACGGGAGGGGAAGAAGGGGGAGGGTCTCAGAGGCACGGCGTCTCGCTTTGATGACAGGACACGCACATAAACAGGGGTTGTTTTCTTGTCACTCTCACTCCGTGCAACATGTGAGACACAAGCGTCCACAAGCAGTTGCTCAATTTAAGCACAGATTGAATTTGCGGATTAGAGCTTTTATCCCTGAGGATGTCATGGAAGTAATGCGCAAATATCAGTCTTTCTTCACCTCCTGGTTGATAGCGAGATTAGCGCACAGGCCAGCTGCACTTCGCACGCATGATGAAACTGAAAGGTTGGGCTTCATTAAAATCTCTTTCCCCTTTGCGCCGATAAATCTGGTCCTAATGGATTAGTAGCTTATTTTTGTAACAAATCGTAAGAGTTTTACTACagtgaagcttttttttctatatCCTCGCTGAACATTGTCATCACTTAATGTGCAGTGAGACTTTACAGGAAATATACTTATTTTTCTACCTCCTCTCCATACTTCATTAGGACACCCGGGGCGAAACAAGCATAGGAAGTGAGCACAAAAAGGAGCCGGGGAGGCTTAAAAGAAGCCATAAAACTAAATGAAGGGTAaagatgaaaagggaaagaaaaagagagtgaGATAGTCTGGCTCTCCACCTagtctctgtgtgtctttgaGGAAATCAGAGAAAAAGGAGATAGAGATAGAGGCAGCAAATTAGCCAGAAAAGTCACAACAGGAGCTCCGCCACAGATGGACAAACATTCAGGTGAAGAAATTAATGAGACAGAAACCAGAGAAGAGCTTAAAAACACTTGACAGAAAGACTCAGTGAGCTGTACCAAGAGGAAAGTGGACCGAAAGAgaaagtgggaagaaaaaaaccccccaaaaagatTGTTGGGGCTGAGCTGTCATTTGTAATTTAGTTTCAAGCAGATGAGAAGTACATCTCACCCAAAGGGAAGAGAAAGGGAAAGGTGTGCGAGTGTGTGGGATGGCGGGATGGGCTGTGTACGATTCTGGGTGTGTTTTCTCGCCCCAAAACAAATTGAACAAGTCCAGCCTGATCAGCCTCTTTCTAATTCTGTTGCTCAGACAGGTTTGCACAAGCACGCAGAAAAACACATCCTCACACGGCATCACCCAGCTTTACCtgtctgtttatttgtgttattCATGTCTCTAAGACTCTTTTCAGTTGGCGCACGTGTCTGTGTTTAACTAGTCCTCATCAATATCCTGAACACATCCAGCTCATTATCTGCTCTGCTGGGTGTGTGTCGAAAACAACAGATGAGATCCGCCTCTGTTACTCATTTTGGAAAACTGGGTGACGACATTTGTCAGTAACCTCgtgtctctttctgtctccccTGCAGCTTTCAGTGGGATGAGTATACGGTGGAAGTGCGCATCAATGACTATCTGGACATCATCTGCCCTCACTACACCCACGGCGAGGTGCCGTCGCATGCGGCTGAGCGTTACGTGCTGTACATGGTGGAGAGAGAGGACTACGAGGTGTGCAAGCCTCACTCCTTCGATCAGCTCCGCTGGGAGTGCTCGCGGCCCTTCGCTCCTCATGCTCCTGAAAAATTCTCGGAGAAGTTTCAACGCTTCACCCCCTTCACCCTGGGAAAGGAGTTCCGGCAGGGAGAGAGCTATTATTATATCTGTAAGTATCTTTAGTGAGAATGATATTTCTGCTCAGTCTTCTGTGGTTAGAGGAAGGTTCCTTGTGTTAAACATTTCCCTCTGTCTCACTTTTTCAGCAAAGCCAATGCATCACCATGGGAAGGACTGTCTGCGTCTGAGAGTGGATGTAGTTGGACATAAAGGCTCTGGAAAGAATCACTATGACAAATCCAAAGcacatgaaacagaaaaaatcttGGAAGGAGGAGTTCACAACCCCTCTAACCATCTCCCAGCAGGTGAgcattctttaaaaaatagaTTCCAGACATAGAAAATAATCACAGCGGTGCTGTGACTAAGACCAGCTCAGCTGGGTGTGTTTACCATTCCTGATTGATGAAATCCTGTCCTAACGGTCCCTCCCATCTCTTCTCTCAGATGACCCTGCTGCGATGGAGCCAAATGTCCAGAGGAGTATCGGCAACTCTGCAGCACAGCTGGTCTCTCGTTCACTTCTTTTTGCCCTGACCCCAGTCTTATTAGCCCTGATGCTACACTAAAGGCAGTGAAGACTCCACAACAGAGACAATACTAACCCGATGCTGGTCATCGGGACGTGAACGATCAGAGATTCTTTTTATACAGACTTTTTTTATACGAGCATGGACAGTGTGTGTTGTTCAGCGTGCGCTTGatgtggtttttgtgtgtgtgaatgtggagCGTGGATCGctccaaaataaaaaagaggacctcagagacttttttttactttattttgagGATTGAAATTCTCATTTATGA
The genomic region above belongs to Oreochromis niloticus isolate F11D_XX linkage group LG11, O_niloticus_UMD_NMBU, whole genome shotgun sequence and contains:
- the efna1b gene encoding ephrin-A1b: MDVVCLLCLVLTIGSWFASAERHSVYWNSSNANFQWDEYTVEVRINDYLDIICPHYTHGEVPSHAAERYVLYMVEREDYEVCKPHSFDQLRWECSRPFAPHAPEKFSEKFQRFTPFTLGKEFRQGESYYYISKPMHHHGKDCLRLRVDVVGHKGSGKNHYDKSKAHETEKILEGGVHNPSNHLPADDPAAMEPNVQRSIGNSAAQLVSRSLLFALTPVLLALMLH